One Zeugodacus cucurbitae isolate PBARC_wt_2022May chromosome 3, idZeuCucr1.2, whole genome shotgun sequence genomic region harbors:
- the LOC128920055 gene encoding glutamate dehydrogenase, mitochondrial-like isoform X1, giving the protein MSFLLNGKLLRSSLSKTVLNWTGLGATREKHVMPKHLEKINKDKDPPFAHMVEYYYHSAAQLMEPMMIKELEKYPYMKKEQREQRVSAMLKLMGCTTNLLEVTFPIIRSDGNYELITGYRAHHTRHRLPLKGGIHFAMVVDADEIRALAYLMAFKTACVNVPFGGSKGGIRIDPKKYTAQELQTITRRYTMELLRRNMIGPGIDVPAPDVNTSQREMSWLVDQYIKTFGYNDVDALAIRTGKPVEIGGINGRTAATGRGLFKAAECFIMDKDWMDLLGWKTGWKDKTVIVQGFGNVGSHASVFVVEAGAKLIGVQEFDVSLVNENGIDPKDLMEYYAKNNKSIKGYTKATEKEGSLLGEKCDILMPCSTQKVLTVENANSVQAKMILEGANGPSTPAADEILRKKNVLIIPDLFCNAGGVTISYFEYLKNINHVSYGKMNVKREKAIINEIFNSMNECDDKFKPNEKLKLIRDCTKEADIVDAGLQTVMETAGAGIKIVANEFGLCNDLRTAAFIYSISKIFRALEMEGISQQ; this is encoded by the exons atgtccttccttttaaatggtaaacttttacgatcttctctatcgaagacagttttaaactggaccggacttggggctacgcgtgaaaagcacgtgatgcccaagcatttggaaaaaatcaataaagacaaagacccaccatttgcacacatggttgagtattattatcactcggccgctcagctaatggagccgatgatgataaaggagctggaaaagtatccttacatgaagaaggaacagcgtgaacaacgtgtttccgccatgcttaaattgatgggctgcactacaaatctattggaagttaccttccctataataagaagtgatggcaattacgagctaatcaccggctatcgcgcacaccacactagacacagattaccactcaaaggcg gcatacattTTGCCATGgtcgtcgacgccgatgagatacgcgcattggcttatctgatggcgtttaagacggcttgcgtgaatgtaccgtttggtggttccaagggtggcatacgtatcgacccgaagaagtatactgcacaagaattgcaaacaattacgcgtcgctatacaatggagctattacgtcgcaatatgataggtccgggtatagatgtaccggcaccagatgtgaataccagccaacgcgagatgagttggttggtggatcaatatattaaaacttttg gctataacgatgtagatgcattggccatcaggactggtaagccagtagaaataggcggtataaatggtcgcaccgccgccacgggacgtggtctatttaaggcggctgaatgttttattatggataaagattggatggatttattaggctggaagactggttggaaagataaaaccgtgatcgtacaagggtttggcaatgtcggttcccatgcatccgtttttgtagtggaagccggtgccaaactgatcggtgttcaagaatttgacgtgtctcttgtaaatgagaatggcatagatccaaag gacttaatggagtattatgcaaaaaataataaatcaatcaagggctataccaaagccaccgaaaaagagggcagtttgttgggtgaaaaatgcgatatactaatgccttgctctacgcaaaaggttctcactgtcgaaaatgctaacagtgtacaagccaagatgattttagaaggcgctaatggtccttcgacgccagctgccgatgaaatattacgtaaaaagaatgtactcattataccggatttgttttgcaatgctggcggtgtaacgatatcctactttgagtacttaaagaatatcaatcatgtatcttatggcaaaatgaatgttaaacgcgagaaagccataatcaacgagatctttaactccatgaatgagtgcgac gataagtttaAGCCAAAcgaaaagttaaagctcataagagactgtacgaaggaggcggatattgtagacgcaggactacaaacagttatggaaactgcgggggcaggcattaagattgtggccaatgaattcggtctctgcaatgatttacgcaccgctgcctttatttactcgatttctaagattttccgagccttagaaatggagggcatttctcaacaataa
- the LOC128920055 gene encoding glutamate dehydrogenase, mitochondrial-like isoform X2 gives MVVDADEIRALAYLMAFKTACVNVPFGGSKGGIRIDPKKYTAQELQTITRRYTMELLRRNMIGPGIDVPAPDVNTSQREMSWLVDQYIKTFGYNDVDALAIRTGKPVEIGGINGRTAATGRGLFKAAECFIMDKDWMDLLGWKTGWKDKTVIVQGFGNVGSHASVFVVEAGAKLIGVQEFDVSLVNENGIDPKDLMEYYAKNNKSIKGYTKATEKEGSLLGEKCDILMPCSTQKVLTVENANSVQAKMILEGANGPSTPAADEILRKKNVLIIPDLFCNAGGVTISYFEYLKNINHVSYGKMNVKREKAIINEIFNSMNECDDKFKPNEKLKLIRDCTKEADIVDAGLQTVMETAGAGIKIVANEFGLCNDLRTAAFIYSISKIFRALEMEGISQQ, from the exons ATGgtcgtcgacgccgatgagatacgcgcattggcttatctgatggcgtttaagacggcttgcgtgaatgtaccgtttggtggttccaagggtggcatacgtatcgacccgaagaagtatactgcacaagaattgcaaacaattacgcgtcgctatacaatggagctattacgtcgcaatatgataggtccgggtatagatgtaccggcaccagatgtgaataccagccaacgcgagatgagttggttggtggatcaatatattaaaacttttg gctataacgatgtagatgcattggccatcaggactggtaagccagtagaaataggcggtataaatggtcgcaccgccgccacgggacgtggtctatttaaggcggctgaatgttttattatggataaagattggatggatttattaggctggaagactggttggaaagataaaaccgtgatcgtacaagggtttggcaatgtcggttcccatgcatccgtttttgtagtggaagccggtgccaaactgatcggtgttcaagaatttgacgtgtctcttgtaaatgagaatggcatagatccaaag gacttaatggagtattatgcaaaaaataataaatcaatcaagggctataccaaagccaccgaaaaagagggcagtttgttgggtgaaaaatgcgatatactaatgccttgctctacgcaaaaggttctcactgtcgaaaatgctaacagtgtacaagccaagatgattttagaaggcgctaatggtccttcgacgccagctgccgatgaaatattacgtaaaaagaatgtactcattataccggatttgttttgcaatgctggcggtgtaacgatatcctactttgagtacttaaagaatatcaatcatgtatcttatggcaaaatgaatgttaaacgcgagaaagccataatcaacgagatctttaactccatgaatgagtgcgac gataagtttaAGCCAAAcgaaaagttaaagctcataagagactgtacgaaggaggcggatattgtagacgcaggactacaaacagttatggaaactgcgggggcaggcattaagattgtggccaatgaattcggtctctgcaatgatttacgcaccgctgcctttatttactcgatttctaagattttccgagccttagaaatggagggcatttctcaacaataa